From a single Canis lupus baileyi chromosome 14, mCanLup2.hap1, whole genome shotgun sequence genomic region:
- the MAF1 gene encoding repressor of RNA polymerase III transcription MAF1 homolog isoform X1, with protein MKLLENSSFEAINSQLTVETGDAHIIGRIESYSCKMAGDDKHMFKQFCQEGQPHVLEALSPPQTSGLSPSRLSKSQGGEDEGPLSDKCSRKTLFYLIATLNESFRPDYDFSTARSHEFSREPSLSWVVNAVNCSLFSAVREDFKALKPQLWNAVDEEICLAECDIYSYNPDLDSDPFGEDGSLWSFNYFFYNKRLKRIVFFSCRSISNRPGVGSPKTSSHTSPSGSTYTPSEAGNELDMLLGEEEEEEEEEEEEEDGGGGGSEGGPEETSAMEEDRVPVICM; from the exons ATGAAGCTGTTGGAGAACTCCAGCTTTGAGGCCATCAACTCACAGCTGACAGTGGAGACCGGTGATGCCCACATCATCGGCAG gaTCGAGAGCTACTCATGTAAGATGGCAGGAGACGACAAGCACATGTTTAAGCAGTTCTGCCAGGAGGGCCAGCCCCACGTGCTGGAGGCACTGTCTCCACCCCAGACCTCAGGCCTCAGTCCCAGCAG ACTGAGCAAGAGCCAGGGTGGTGAGGACGAAGGCCCACTGAGCGACAAGTGCAGCCGCAAGACCCTCTTCTACTTGATTGCCACGCTCAACGAGTCCTTCCGGCCTGACTACGACTTCAGCACAGCCCGAAGCCACGAGTTCAGCAGGGAACCCAGCCTCAGCTGG GTGGTGAACGCAGTCAACTGCAGTCTGTTTTCGGCGGTGCGGGAGGACTTCAAGGCCTTGAAGCCACAGCTGTGGAACGCGGTGGATGAGGAGATCTGCCTGGCCGAGTGTGACATCTACAG TTACAACCCAGACTTGGACTCAGATCCCTTTGGGGAGGATGGCAGCCTCTGGTCCTTCAACTACTTCTTCTACAACAAGCGGCTTAAGCGGATTGTCTTCTTCAGCTGCCGCTCCATCAG CAACAGGCCAGGGGTAGGCAGTCCTAAGACCAGTTCCCACACCTCCCCCAGTGGATCCACCTATACTCCCTCGGAGGCAGGCAACGAGCTGGACATgttgctgggggaggaggaggaggaggaggaggaggaggaggaggaggaagacggCGGAGGTGGAGGCAGTGAGGGCGGACCCGAGGAGACCAGCGCCATGGAGGAGGACAG GGTCCCGGTGATCTGTATGTGA
- the SHARPIN gene encoding sharpin isoform X2 — protein MAPPSGPGPAAVLLAVQATVRPLGAGPDAEAQLRRLQLSADPERPGRLRLQLLGAGPGAGGSEWPLESVSYTVRGPSRHELQPPPGGPGALSLHFLDARDARRWAALVRRAAMEGRDEELVGRLARAIEDGDEKGAAQAAALLAQHHVALSVRLREACFPPGPIRLQVTVEDAASSAHVSLQVHPHCTIATLQEQVFSEFGFPPAVQRWVIGQCLCVPERSLASYGVRRDGDPAFLYLLSAPGEASGRSPLGPQKTDGELSRLFPQSLGLPRAPQPASLPSPLQPGWSCPSCTFINAPSRPGCEMCSTQKPCSWDPLPAASTHQPPKVSKREDGLIPPGPRSLEPVLKLSGDFC, from the exons ATGGCGCCGCCCTCGGGCCCGGGCCCGGCCGCCGTGCTGCTGGCGGTGCAGGCCACGGTGAGGCCGCTGGGCGCGGGCCCGGACGCCGAGGCGCAGCTGCGGAGGCTGCAGCTGAGCGCGGACCCAGAGCGGCCCGGGCGTCTCCGGCTGCAGCTGCTGGGCGCGGGCCCCGGGGCG GGCGGTTCGGAGTGGCCCTTGGAGTCCGTCTCCTACACGGTCCGAGGCCCCAGCCGGCATGAGCTGCAGCCTCCGCCGGGAGGGCCCGGCGCCCTGAGCCTGCACTTCCTCGACGCCCGGGACGCTCGGCGCTGGGCCGCCCTGGTCCGACGGGCCGCCATGGAGGGACGCGATG AGGAGCTGGTGGGGCGCCTGGCCCGGGCCATCGAGGACGGAGATgagaagggggcagcccaggcagCAGCCCTGCTGGCCCAGCATCACGTGGCCCTCAGCGTCCGGCTCCGGGAGGCCTGCTTCCCTCCTGGCCCCATCAG GCTACAGGTCACAGTTGAAGATGCTGCGTCCTCTGCCCACGTGTCCCTGCAAGTTCACCCCCATTGCACCATCGCAACTCTCCAGGAGCAG GTGTTCTCGGAGTTTGGCTTCCCGCCAGCTGTGCAGCGCTGGGTCATCGGGCAGTGCCTGTGTGTGCCCGAGCGCAGCCTTGCTTCGTATGGGGTCCGGCGGGATGGGGATCCTGCTTTCCTCTATCTGCTCTCAGCGCCCGGAGAGGCCTCAG GACGCAGCCCTCTGGGCCCCCAGAAGACAGATGGGGAACTAAGTCGCCTGTTTCCgcagtcactggggctgcccagagcgcctcagccagccagcctccccagcccccttcAG CCTGGCTGGTCCTGCCCTTCCTGCACATTCATCAATGCCCCCAGCCGACCCGGCTGTGAGATGTGCAGCACCCAGAAGCCCTGCAGTTGGGACCCCCTTCCTGCAGCCTCCACCCACCAGCCGCCAAAG GTCTCGAAGAGAGAGGATGGCCTGATCCCTCCGGGCCCGAGGTCCCTGGAGCCTGTCCTGAAACTCTCAGGCGACTTTTGCTGA
- the MAF1 gene encoding repressor of RNA polymerase III transcription MAF1 homolog isoform X3, protein MKLLENSSFEAINSQLTVETGDAHIIGRIESYSCKMAGDDKHMFKQFCQEGQPHVLEALSPPQTSGLSPSRLSKSQGGEDEGPLSDKCSRKTLFYLIATLNESFRPDYDFSTARSHEFSREPSLSWVVNAVNCSLFSAVREDFKALKPQLWNAVDEEICLAECDIYSYNPDLDSDPFGEDGSLWSFNYFFYNKRLKRIVFFSCRSIRQRAGHVAGGGGGGGGGGGGGGRRRRWRQ, encoded by the exons ATGAAGCTGTTGGAGAACTCCAGCTTTGAGGCCATCAACTCACAGCTGACAGTGGAGACCGGTGATGCCCACATCATCGGCAG gaTCGAGAGCTACTCATGTAAGATGGCAGGAGACGACAAGCACATGTTTAAGCAGTTCTGCCAGGAGGGCCAGCCCCACGTGCTGGAGGCACTGTCTCCACCCCAGACCTCAGGCCTCAGTCCCAGCAG ACTGAGCAAGAGCCAGGGTGGTGAGGACGAAGGCCCACTGAGCGACAAGTGCAGCCGCAAGACCCTCTTCTACTTGATTGCCACGCTCAACGAGTCCTTCCGGCCTGACTACGACTTCAGCACAGCCCGAAGCCACGAGTTCAGCAGGGAACCCAGCCTCAGCTGG GTGGTGAACGCAGTCAACTGCAGTCTGTTTTCGGCGGTGCGGGAGGACTTCAAGGCCTTGAAGCCACAGCTGTGGAACGCGGTGGATGAGGAGATCTGCCTGGCCGAGTGTGACATCTACAG TTACAACCCAGACTTGGACTCAGATCCCTTTGGGGAGGATGGCAGCCTCTGGTCCTTCAACTACTTCTTCTACAACAAGCGGCTTAAGCGGATTGTCTTCTTCAGCTGCCGCTCCATCAG GCAACGAGCTGGACATgttgctgggggaggaggaggaggaggaggaggaggaggaggaggaggaagacggCGGAGGTGGAGGCAGTGA
- the SHARPIN gene encoding sharpin isoform X1, with product MAPPSGPGPAAVLLAVQATVRPLGAGPDAEAQLRRLQLSADPERPGRLRLQLLGAGPGAGGSEWPLESVSYTVRGPSRHELQPPPGGPGALSLHFLDARDARRWAALVRRAAMEGRDGSLPQALGPDTCPVSPPSPPEVPTLQTPQPKVDLCWSPGDSPEKEELVGRLARAIEDGDEKGAAQAAALLAQHHVALSVRLREACFPPGPIRLQVTVEDAASSAHVSLQVHPHCTIATLQEQVFSEFGFPPAVQRWVIGQCLCVPERSLASYGVRRDGDPAFLYLLSAPGEASGRSPLGPQKTDGELSRLFPQSLGLPRAPQPASLPSPLQPGWSCPSCTFINAPSRPGCEMCSTQKPCSWDPLPAASTHQPPKVSKREDGLIPPGPRSLEPVLKLSGDFC from the exons ATGGCGCCGCCCTCGGGCCCGGGCCCGGCCGCCGTGCTGCTGGCGGTGCAGGCCACGGTGAGGCCGCTGGGCGCGGGCCCGGACGCCGAGGCGCAGCTGCGGAGGCTGCAGCTGAGCGCGGACCCAGAGCGGCCCGGGCGTCTCCGGCTGCAGCTGCTGGGCGCGGGCCCCGGGGCG GGCGGTTCGGAGTGGCCCTTGGAGTCCGTCTCCTACACGGTCCGAGGCCCCAGCCGGCATGAGCTGCAGCCTCCGCCGGGAGGGCCCGGCGCCCTGAGCCTGCACTTCCTCGACGCCCGGGACGCTCGGCGCTGGGCCGCCCTGGTCCGACGGGCCGCCATGGAGGGACGCGATG GCAGCCTGCCCCAAGCCCTGGGCCCAGACACATGCCCTGtgtccccacccagcccccccGAAGTGCCCACACTCCAGACCCCACAACCCAAGGTGGATCTTTGCTGGAGCCCTGGAGACTCTCCGGAGAAAG AGGAGCTGGTGGGGCGCCTGGCCCGGGCCATCGAGGACGGAGATgagaagggggcagcccaggcagCAGCCCTGCTGGCCCAGCATCACGTGGCCCTCAGCGTCCGGCTCCGGGAGGCCTGCTTCCCTCCTGGCCCCATCAG GCTACAGGTCACAGTTGAAGATGCTGCGTCCTCTGCCCACGTGTCCCTGCAAGTTCACCCCCATTGCACCATCGCAACTCTCCAGGAGCAG GTGTTCTCGGAGTTTGGCTTCCCGCCAGCTGTGCAGCGCTGGGTCATCGGGCAGTGCCTGTGTGTGCCCGAGCGCAGCCTTGCTTCGTATGGGGTCCGGCGGGATGGGGATCCTGCTTTCCTCTATCTGCTCTCAGCGCCCGGAGAGGCCTCAG GACGCAGCCCTCTGGGCCCCCAGAAGACAGATGGGGAACTAAGTCGCCTGTTTCCgcagtcactggggctgcccagagcgcctcagccagccagcctccccagcccccttcAG CCTGGCTGGTCCTGCCCTTCCTGCACATTCATCAATGCCCCCAGCCGACCCGGCTGTGAGATGTGCAGCACCCAGAAGCCCTGCAGTTGGGACCCCCTTCCTGCAGCCTCCACCCACCAGCCGCCAAAG GTCTCGAAGAGAGAGGATGGCCTGATCCCTCCGGGCCCGAGGTCCCTGGAGCCTGTCCTGAAACTCTCAGGCGACTTTTGCTGA
- the CYC1 gene encoding cytochrome c1, heme protein, mitochondrial, producing MAVAAASLRGAVLGPRGAGLPGAGARGLLCGARLGQLPLRTSQAVPLSSKAGPSRGRKVMLSALGMLAAGGAGLAVALHSAVSASDLELHPPSYPWSHRGLLSSLDHTSIRRGFQVYKQVCSSCHSMDYVAYRHLVGVCYTEDEAKALAEEVEVQDGPNEDGEMFMRPGKLSDYFPKPYPNPEAARAANNGALPPDLSYITRARHGGEDYVFSLLTGYCEPPTGVSLREGLYFNPYFPGQAIGMAPPIYDEVLEFDDGTPATMSQVAKDVCTFLRWASEPEHDHRKRMGLKMLMMMGLLFPLIYAMKRHKWSVLKSRKLAYRPPK from the exons ATGGCGGTGGCGGCGGCTTCGCTTCGCGGGGCGGTGCTGGgcccgcggggcgcggggctgccgGGCGCGGGGGCCCGGGGCCTGCTGTGCGGCGCGCGGCTCGGCCAGCTCCCGCTGCGGACGTCTCAG GCAGTGCCCCTGTCGTCCAAGGCCGGCCCGTCCCGGGGCCGCAAAGTGATGCTGTCGGCGTTGGGCATGctggcggcggggggcgcggggctcgCCGTGGCTCTGCATTCCGCCGTGAGTGCCAGCGACCTGGAGCTGCACCCCCCCAGCTACCCGTGGTCCCACCGCGGCCTCCTGTCTTCCCTGGACCACACCAG CATCCGGAGGGGCTTCCAGGTATATAAGCAGGTGTGCTCCTCCTGCCACAGCATGGACTATGTGGCCTACCGCCACCTGGTGGGGGTCTGCTACACCGAAGATGAAGCCAAGGCGCTGGCTGAGGAG GTGGAGGTTCAGGACGGCCCCAATGAGGATGGAGAGATGTTCATGCGGCCAGGGAAGCTCTCCGACTATTTCCCCAAACCATACCCCAACCCTGAGGCCGCCCGAGCAGCCAATAACGGAGCACTGCCCCCTGACCTCAGCTACATCACTCGAGCTAG GCACGGTGGTGAGGACTACGTCTTCTCCCTGCTAACCGGCTACTGTGAGCCACCCACCGGCGTGTCACTGCGAGAAGGCCTCTACTTCAACCCCTACTTCCCTGGACAGGCTATTGGCATGGCGCCTCCCATCTACGATGAAGTCCTGGAGTTTGACGATG GCACCCCAGCTACCATGTCCCAGGTAGCCAAGGACGTGTGTACCTTCCTGCGCTGGGCATCTGAGCCAGAACACGACCATCGGAAACGCATGGGGCTCAAG ATGTTGATGATGATGGGCTTGCTATTTCCCCTGATCTACGCCATGAAGCGGCATAAGTGGTCGGTCCTCAAGAGCCGGAAGCTGGCATATCGGCCACCAAAGTGA
- the MAF1 gene encoding repressor of RNA polymerase III transcription MAF1 homolog isoform X2 has translation MKLLENSSFEAINSQLTVETGDAHIIGRIESYSCKMAGDDKHMFKQFCQEGQPHVLEALSPPQTSGLSPSRLSKSQGGEDEGPLSDKCSRKTLFYLIATLNESFRPDYDFSTARSHEFSREPSLSWVVNAVNCSLFSAVREDFKALKPQLWNAVDEEICLAECDIYSYNPDLDSDPFGEDGSLWSFNYFFYNKRLKRIVFFSCRSISGSTYTPSEAGNELDMLLGEEEEEEEEEEEEEDGGGGGSEGGPEETSAMEEDRVPVICM, from the exons ATGAAGCTGTTGGAGAACTCCAGCTTTGAGGCCATCAACTCACAGCTGACAGTGGAGACCGGTGATGCCCACATCATCGGCAG gaTCGAGAGCTACTCATGTAAGATGGCAGGAGACGACAAGCACATGTTTAAGCAGTTCTGCCAGGAGGGCCAGCCCCACGTGCTGGAGGCACTGTCTCCACCCCAGACCTCAGGCCTCAGTCCCAGCAG ACTGAGCAAGAGCCAGGGTGGTGAGGACGAAGGCCCACTGAGCGACAAGTGCAGCCGCAAGACCCTCTTCTACTTGATTGCCACGCTCAACGAGTCCTTCCGGCCTGACTACGACTTCAGCACAGCCCGAAGCCACGAGTTCAGCAGGGAACCCAGCCTCAGCTGG GTGGTGAACGCAGTCAACTGCAGTCTGTTTTCGGCGGTGCGGGAGGACTTCAAGGCCTTGAAGCCACAGCTGTGGAACGCGGTGGATGAGGAGATCTGCCTGGCCGAGTGTGACATCTACAG TTACAACCCAGACTTGGACTCAGATCCCTTTGGGGAGGATGGCAGCCTCTGGTCCTTCAACTACTTCTTCTACAACAAGCGGCTTAAGCGGATTGTCTTCTTCAGCTGCCGCTCCATCAG TGGATCCACCTATACTCCCTCGGAGGCAGGCAACGAGCTGGACATgttgctgggggaggaggaggaggaggaggaggaggaggaggaggaggaagacggCGGAGGTGGAGGCAGTGAGGGCGGACCCGAGGAGACCAGCGCCATGGAGGAGGACAG GGTCCCGGTGATCTGTATGTGA